A stretch of the Mycobacteriales bacterium genome encodes the following:
- a CDS encoding oligosaccharide flippase family protein, translating to MTTTDVTAVDAVEVAASEPLSDVSRKVGRSAAVLVVRRIVVTAASALSTVILARRLSISDFGAYSAGLATYYLLLSACDLGFNAVLVRELAIRPSGHASWLRITTQLALIWSLVIGGALLVIGLAAGPGGLRGQTMLALSPALALTGMTVTRQVFMATYDVRRIAMIDMVANIAQSAGLCLVALAGFPTALLAVWIAVTTIADTLVIARMAVREVPRSPGDRANHRLILRMALPLGLTSILASAYFMVDISIDGFLVRPAALAGYAAAVKVLTILLSLPGLVMGVALPGLSRQTSDPSTLSELTARVWHWFATTLLPLTIGMLVFAPIVMGVIFGPAYAHAVGLLRILLASGVIALLSNVVGNVLVAQRRAAVMLVQNSVALGLNVIGNVLLVPRVGVIASAWLTLGTEALVCGASLAWLMGRLRFRPLAAATVRPALALVPIAAAGWLLGTGSWLAVAVGTVAFLLVLSLLGAWPADAPLPRRLTADAA from the coding sequence ATGACCACCACCGATGTCACCGCCGTCGACGCGGTCGAGGTCGCAGCGAGCGAGCCGCTCTCCGACGTAAGCCGAAAGGTCGGGCGCTCGGCTGCGGTTCTCGTCGTACGCCGGATCGTCGTCACGGCGGCGTCCGCGCTCTCGACCGTGATCCTCGCCCGCCGGCTGTCCATCTCGGACTTCGGCGCGTACTCCGCCGGGCTGGCGACGTACTACCTGCTGCTGTCGGCCTGCGACCTGGGCTTCAACGCCGTCCTCGTCCGCGAGCTGGCGATCCGGCCGTCCGGCCACGCGAGCTGGCTTCGGATCACGACGCAGCTTGCGCTGATCTGGTCGCTCGTGATCGGCGGCGCACTCCTCGTCATTGGACTGGCCGCGGGGCCGGGTGGTCTTCGCGGCCAGACGATGCTGGCGCTGTCGCCGGCTCTTGCCCTGACCGGGATGACGGTCACGCGCCAGGTCTTCATGGCCACGTACGACGTACGTCGGATCGCGATGATCGACATGGTCGCCAACATCGCGCAGTCCGCTGGGCTCTGCCTTGTCGCGCTGGCCGGCTTTCCCACCGCCCTGCTCGCTGTCTGGATCGCCGTCACCACGATCGCCGACACATTGGTCATCGCCCGCATGGCGGTGCGGGAAGTGCCAAGGAGCCCCGGCGACCGTGCAAACCACCGGCTGATCCTGCGGATGGCGCTCCCGCTGGGACTGACGTCGATCCTCGCGTCCGCCTACTTCATGGTCGACATCAGCATCGACGGCTTCCTGGTGCGACCCGCCGCGCTCGCGGGATACGCCGCCGCCGTCAAGGTGCTCACGATCCTGCTCTCGCTGCCCGGCCTGGTCATGGGCGTCGCGCTGCCCGGGTTGTCGCGCCAGACCTCCGACCCCTCGACCCTCTCCGAGCTGACCGCTCGGGTCTGGCACTGGTTCGCCACGACATTGCTGCCGTTGACGATCGGCATGCTGGTCTTCGCACCGATCGTGATGGGAGTCATCTTCGGCCCGGCCTATGCGCATGCGGTCGGGCTGCTCCGCATCCTCCTGGCCTCGGGTGTCATCGCACTGCTGTCGAACGTCGTCGGCAATGTTCTGGTTGCGCAGCGACGGGCTGCGGTCATGCTCGTCCAGAATTCGGTCGCGCTCGGCCTCAACGTCATCGGCAACGTGTTGCTGGTGCCACGCGTGGGAGTGATCGCTTCCGCGTGGTTGACGCTCGGAACCGAGGCGCTGGTGTGCGGAGCGTCACTCGCCTGGTTGATGGGACGCCTACGGTTCCGGCCACTGGCGGCAGCGACGGTGCGGCCCGCGCTTGCACTGGTTCCCATTGCGGCGGCCGGCTGGCTCCTGGGAACCGGCTCGTGGCTGGCCGTCGCCGTCGGAACCGTCGCGTTCCTGCTCGTGTTGAGCCTGCTCGGCGCGTGGCCTGCCGATGCCCCACTGCCGCGGCGGCTCACGGCGGATGCCGCATGA